The following coding sequences are from one bacterium window:
- a CDS encoding efflux RND transporter periplasmic adaptor subunit, giving the protein MIDRRIVAAALAPAALLAFACSKTPRDVAPKPVAAPVAVAKAEKADVPITVNVIGAAEPFETVQIKTMVGGEVTRVAFAEGQDVGKGSLLFTIDPRQYEAQVAAAEAALARDRAQLAKARADEKRNADLAAKEYITKEQYDQLKTNVAAQEAVVRADEAQLENAKVQLSYCTIRSPITGRLGQLLVHQGNVVKANDAALVTINQIAPIKVSFSAPEARLPEIRRRHAEGRLVVEAAPQAEPASKAEGKLDFLDNSVDRSTGTILLKAVFPNTDGLFWPGQFVNVSLRLSTLEGAVVVPNEAIQTGQQGLFVFVVKSDDTVEQRAVKTGPATDGKTVIAEGVKDGETVVTDGQLRLIPGAPVEIKGAGR; this is encoded by the coding sequence ATGATCGACCGCCGCATTGTGGCCGCCGCGCTCGCGCCGGCGGCGTTGCTCGCCTTCGCTTGCTCCAAGACGCCCCGCGACGTCGCGCCGAAGCCGGTCGCGGCGCCCGTCGCCGTCGCCAAGGCCGAGAAGGCCGACGTGCCGATCACGGTCAACGTGATCGGCGCCGCCGAGCCGTTCGAGACCGTGCAGATCAAGACGATGGTCGGCGGCGAGGTGACGCGCGTCGCCTTCGCCGAAGGCCAGGACGTCGGCAAGGGGTCGCTGCTCTTCACGATCGACCCGCGCCAGTACGAGGCGCAGGTCGCCGCCGCCGAGGCCGCGCTGGCGCGGGACCGCGCGCAGCTCGCCAAGGCCCGCGCCGACGAGAAGCGGAACGCCGACCTCGCGGCCAAGGAGTACATCACCAAGGAGCAGTACGACCAGCTCAAGACGAACGTCGCCGCGCAGGAGGCGGTCGTCCGCGCCGACGAGGCGCAGCTCGAGAACGCCAAGGTGCAGCTCTCCTACTGCACGATCCGCTCGCCGATCACCGGACGCCTCGGCCAGCTCCTCGTGCATCAGGGGAACGTGGTCAAGGCGAACGACGCGGCGCTGGTGACGATCAACCAGATCGCGCCGATCAAGGTCTCCTTCTCCGCCCCCGAGGCGCGGCTGCCCGAGATCCGCCGCCGCCACGCCGAAGGGCGGCTGGTCGTCGAGGCCGCGCCGCAGGCCGAGCCCGCGTCGAAGGCCGAGGGGAAGCTCGACTTCCTCGACAACTCCGTGGACCGCTCGACCGGCACGATCCTGCTCAAGGCCGTCTTCCCCAACACCGACGGGCTCTTCTGGCCCGGCCAGTTCGTCAACGTCTCGCTGCGCCTCTCCACGCTCGAGGGCGCGGTCGTCGTGCCCAACGAGGCGATCCAGACCGGCCAGCAGGGGCTCTTCGTCTTCGTCGTCAAGTCCGACGACACGGTCGAGCAGCGCGCCGTTAAGACCGGCCCGGCGACCGACGGCAAGACGGTGATCGCCGAAGGGGTGAAGGACGGCGAGACGGTGGTCACCGACGGCCAGCTCCGCCTGATTCCGGGCGCGCCGGTCGAGATCAAGGGGGCCGGCCGGTGA